The following are encoded together in the Deinococcus multiflagellatus genome:
- a CDS encoding adenosylcobinamide-GDP ribazoletransferase, which produces MRPRDRLARQGRALHLALAFLTTLPLPHVTRVDEGDFARASAYYPLAGYAVGGAVAALLWWGPPLPAGVVGALGVGLWLWLTGMLHFDGLVDSADALFAVKTPAQRLEILRDVHVGAFGLATGALSLLLLWSLLSAPLPPYAPLVAAVSARALLLLPMNRYPAARAESLGARSREGRVWGALLLAAPTLLLPGAWLAWLAALLGVLGAAAFAARRLGGGLSGDVYGLIVVTAELLALGAYAWGR; this is translated from the coding sequence GTGAGGCCCCGGGACCGACTGGCCCGCCAGGGCCGCGCCCTGCACCTGGCCCTGGCCTTTCTGACCACCTTGCCGCTGCCCCACGTCACCCGGGTGGACGAGGGCGACTTTGCGCGGGCCAGCGCCTACTACCCGCTGGCCGGCTACGCGGTGGGGGGCGCCGTGGCCGCGCTGCTGTGGTGGGGGCCACCGCTGCCCGCCGGGGTGGTGGGCGCGCTGGGCGTGGGTCTGTGGCTGTGGCTGACGGGCATGCTGCACTTTGACGGGCTGGTGGACAGCGCCGACGCCCTGTTTGCCGTCAAGACCCCGGCCCAGCGCCTGGAGATTCTGCGCGACGTGCATGTGGGCGCCTTTGGGCTGGCGACGGGCGCGTTGAGCCTGCTGCTGCTCTGGAGCCTGCTGTCCGCCCCCCTGCCGCCGTACGCCCCCCTGGTGGCGGCGGTGAGCGCGCGGGCGCTGCTGCTGCTGCCCATGAACCGCTACCCGGCCGCCCGCGCCGAGAGCCTGGGGGCGCGCTCGCGCGAGGGGCGGGTCTGGGGCGCGCTGCTGCTGGCGGCCCCCACCCTGCTGCTGCCCGGGGCCTGGCTGGCGTGGCTGGCCGCCCTGCTGGGCGTGCTGGGCGCGGCGGCCTTTGCGGCGCGGCGCCTGGGCGGCGGCCTCAGCGGCGACGTGTACGGCCTGATTGTGGTTACGGCCGAACTGCTGGCTCTGGGCGCCTACGCCTGGGGCCGCTAG
- a CDS encoding histidine phosphatase family protein gives MLTLHLVRHAPTAPNAQRRYPFPHEDAPLSSAGEALAQTLGRLLALPPGTLAFTSPAQRAQRTAALAGFPGAVPTPALHEAQFGVMAGHTWAELEARYGEAPRTWIDALAAPRSPLGPPGGETGAAFHARLSAWLDSLPPAGEAVAFTHAGPLLALLRLTVDLRAAAVPPGTVVTLARAGDDWWLLRLLPPAQTPAPALCATVGRDEP, from the coding sequence ATGCTGACCCTGCATCTGGTGCGGCACGCGCCCACGGCGCCCAATGCCCAGCGGCGCTACCCCTTCCCCCACGAGGACGCCCCGCTGAGCTCCGCTGGCGAGGCGCTGGCCCAGACCCTCGGCCGGCTGCTGGCCCTGCCGCCCGGCACCCTGGCCTTCACCTCGCCGGCCCAGCGCGCGCAGCGGACGGCGGCCCTGGCCGGGTTTCCGGGGGCGGTGCCCACCCCGGCGCTGCACGAAGCCCAGTTTGGCGTGATGGCGGGTCACACCTGGGCCGAGCTGGAAGCCCGCTACGGTGAGGCGCCCCGCACCTGGATTGACGCGCTGGCCGCTCCCCGCTCGCCCCTGGGCCCCCCGGGCGGCGAGACGGGGGCGGCCTTTCACGCCCGGCTGTCGGCGTGGCTGGACAGCCTGCCCCCGGCGGGCGAGGCGGTGGCCTTTACCCACGCCGGGCCGCTGCTGGCCCTCCTGCGCCTGACCGTGGACCTGCGTGCGGCGGCTGTTCCCCCGGGCACGGTGGTGACCCTGGCGCGCGCCGGAGATGACTGGTGGCTGCTGCGCCTGTTGCCCCCAGCCCAGACCCCAGCGCCTGCCCTCTGTGCCACAGTGGGCCGCGATGAGCCTTGA
- the cobT gene encoding nicotinate-nucleotide--dimethylbenzimidazole phosphoribosyltransferase — protein sequence MSLDLSPDLHALIGAVQPADAAAMTRAQARQAQLTKPPGALGALEALSIRLAGVFGTERPHPRGVAVLVAAGDHGVAAQGVSAFPPEVTPAMVANFLADTPYGPGGAAVNALARSVGARVYVMDAGVNAELPAHPALHRAAVRRGTRDLSREAAMTPQETAALILAGAALARRAIEGGADLLIPGEMGIGNTTPAAAISARLLGLDPAAVTGRGTGVDDERLAHKVAVIRTALARTPATDPLTVLAELGGFEIAAMLGMMLQAAALRRVVVLDGFVEGSAALVGVALAPALRDYLFPAGQCAEVGHAAQLAHLGLTPLFGLDLRLGEGTGGVLAAPLLLGAAATLREMRTFEEAAVPGGVEAGGHGRQRTPQD from the coding sequence ATGAGCCTTGACCTCTCTCCCGACCTTCACGCCCTGATTGGGGCGGTGCAGCCCGCCGACGCCGCCGCCATGACCCGCGCCCAGGCCCGGCAGGCGCAGCTCACCAAGCCGCCCGGGGCGCTGGGGGCGCTGGAGGCCCTCTCTATCCGGCTGGCGGGGGTGTTCGGCACCGAGCGGCCCCACCCGCGCGGCGTGGCGGTGCTGGTGGCGGCCGGGGACCACGGCGTGGCCGCGCAGGGCGTGAGCGCCTTTCCACCCGAAGTCACCCCGGCGATGGTGGCCAACTTTCTGGCCGATACGCCCTACGGCCCCGGCGGCGCGGCCGTCAACGCCCTGGCGCGCAGCGTGGGGGCCCGGGTGTACGTGATGGACGCCGGGGTGAACGCCGAATTGCCGGCCCACCCCGCCCTGCACCGCGCCGCTGTGCGCCGGGGCACCCGTGACCTCAGCCGCGAAGCTGCCATGACCCCGCAGGAAACCGCCGCCCTGATCCTGGCCGGGGCCGCGCTGGCCCGCCGGGCCATAGAGGGCGGCGCCGACCTGCTGATTCCCGGCGAGATGGGCATTGGCAACACCACCCCGGCGGCGGCCATCAGCGCGCGGCTGCTGGGCCTGGACCCGGCCGCCGTGACCGGGCGCGGCACCGGTGTGGACGACGAGCGGCTGGCCCACAAGGTGGCGGTGATCCGCACCGCCCTGGCCCGCACCCCCGCCACCGACCCCCTGACGGTGCTGGCCGAACTGGGCGGTTTTGAAATTGCCGCGATGCTGGGCATGATGCTGCAGGCAGCGGCCCTGCGCCGCGTGGTGGTGCTGGACGGCTTCGTGGAGGGCAGCGCGGCCCTGGTGGGCGTGGCCCTGGCGCCCGCCCTGCGCGACTACCTGTTCCCGGCCGGCCAGTGCGCCGAGGTGGGGCACGCCGCGCAACTGGCGCACCTGGGCCTGACCCCACTCTTTGGGCTGGACCTGCGTCTGGGCGAGGGCACCGGCGGGGTGCTGGCTGCCCCGCTGCTGCTGGGCGCCGCCGCCACCCTGCGCGAAATGCGCACCTTTGAAGAGGCCGCGGTGCCGGGCGGCGTGGAAGCCGGAGGCCACGGGCGCCAGAGAACCCCGCAGGATTGA
- a CDS encoding trypsin-like peptidase domain-containing protein, with amino-acid sequence MRNIKLLGWVVFTLLWSWGGAQSLPKEVRERIIQATVMLLPADANGRLQDSLGSGSIISPQGYILTNYHVIGDTDDRTIAPLVQVRTVRFVDREPEFTYWGKVVAADPNLDLAIVQIVMDKNKKAVSGLKLPFVELGDSNAMNIGDDIFVFGFQGTGGMTLTFSRGSVGGFTGEDLESSGRQWLKHDAQTGPGNSGGGAYNERGALIGVHTAGIAGNNNSRTSFMRPLALAWGLVTPNVLGFVVQRGTQGPQDPQANNTTTPQEQSGAWPPALTSGKNPVSGTVRVTGSAGAGTWTLDLTEPLKDGGLKGTAKNGSQTQAAFFYYGEDDDVVWVEWTPDGKSYISCVVEEDGVDASSWSGKAYSFKDQSADGTRTGDCTVSLRIKAQAAPNPSPAPSPSSSSLTWPPTLRTGQKWTVNFGQSGTYTVTLGAQDDDGGFPGTAARGNEQGNALMNYSDGELIVIVQRPDKSFLLCSADRSGLSGASVRGDATSHKNSNDKGTSVGACTMSLGTASAPTPAPAGLSWPPALATGQQWTVGFGSAGTYSVTVDERGDDGSYDAVATKGSERGTALMDYSDDELTVIVQRPDKSFLVCVANRSGLSGATLRGNATSHKNSNDKGTSLGTCTISR; translated from the coding sequence ATGAGAAACATCAAGCTGTTGGGGTGGGTGGTCTTCACCCTGCTGTGGTCCTGGGGCGGCGCGCAGAGCCTGCCCAAAGAGGTGCGCGAGCGCATTATTCAGGCCACGGTGATGCTGCTGCCCGCCGACGCCAACGGCCGGCTGCAGGACTCGCTGGGCTCGGGGTCCATCATCAGTCCGCAGGGGTACATCCTCACGAATTACCACGTGATTGGGGACACCGATGACCGGACCATCGCGCCGCTGGTGCAGGTGCGCACCGTGCGCTTTGTCGACCGCGAGCCGGAATTCACCTACTGGGGCAAGGTGGTGGCCGCCGATCCCAACCTGGACCTCGCCATCGTTCAGATTGTGATGGACAAGAACAAGAAGGCGGTGTCTGGCCTGAAGCTGCCCTTCGTGGAACTGGGCGACTCGAACGCCATGAACATTGGCGACGACATCTTCGTGTTCGGGTTCCAGGGCACGGGCGGCATGACGCTGACGTTCTCGCGCGGGTCGGTGGGCGGCTTTACCGGCGAGGATCTGGAAAGCAGCGGGCGCCAGTGGCTCAAGCACGACGCCCAGACGGGCCCTGGGAACTCGGGCGGGGGGGCCTACAACGAGCGCGGCGCCCTGATCGGCGTGCACACCGCCGGGATTGCAGGCAACAACAACTCGCGCACCTCGTTTATGCGCCCGCTGGCGCTGGCCTGGGGCCTGGTCACGCCCAACGTGCTGGGCTTTGTGGTGCAGCGTGGCACCCAGGGCCCGCAGGATCCGCAGGCCAATAACACCACCACGCCCCAGGAGCAAAGCGGCGCGTGGCCCCCCGCCCTGACCTCCGGGAAAAACCCCGTGAGCGGCACCGTGCGCGTCACCGGCAGCGCGGGCGCGGGCACCTGGACCCTGGACCTGACCGAGCCCCTGAAAGACGGCGGCCTGAAGGGCACCGCCAAGAACGGTTCGCAGACCCAAGCCGCCTTTTTCTATTACGGCGAGGACGACGACGTGGTGTGGGTGGAATGGACCCCCGACGGCAAGTCCTATATCAGCTGCGTGGTGGAAGAAGACGGCGTGGACGCCAGCAGCTGGAGCGGCAAGGCGTACAGCTTCAAGGACCAGAGCGCTGACGGGACCCGCACCGGCGACTGCACCGTGAGCCTGCGGATCAAGGCGCAGGCGGCGCCCAATCCCAGCCCGGCGCCCAGCCCCAGCTCCAGCAGCCTGACCTGGCCCCCCACCCTGCGCACCGGCCAGAAGTGGACCGTGAACTTTGGGCAGAGCGGCACCTACACCGTGACCCTGGGCGCGCAGGACGACGACGGCGGTTTTCCAGGCACGGCGGCGCGCGGCAACGAGCAGGGCAACGCCCTGATGAACTACTCGGACGGTGAACTCATCGTGATCGTCCAGCGCCCCGACAAGAGCTTTCTGCTGTGCAGCGCCGACCGCAGCGGGCTGAGCGGCGCCTCGGTGCGCGGCGACGCCACCAGCCACAAGAACTCGAATGACAAGGGCACCTCGGTTGGCGCCTGCACCATGAGCCTGGGCACCGCCTCGGCACCGACCCCGGCCCCCGCTGGCCTAAGCTGGCCCCCCGCCCTGGCCACCGGCCAGCAGTGGACCGTCGGCTTTGGGTCGGCAGGCACCTACAGCGTGACGGTGGACGAGCGCGGCGACGACGGCAGCTACGACGCCGTGGCCACCAAGGGCAGTGAGCGCGGCACCGCCCTGATGGACTACTCCGACGACGAACTGACGGTGATCGTGCAGCGCCCCGACAAGAGCTTCCTGGTGTGCGTGGCCAACCGCAGTGGCCTCAGTGGCGCGACGCTGCGCGGCAACGCCACCAGTCACAAGAACTCCAACGACAAAGGCACCAGCCTGGGGACCTGCACCATCTCGCGCTGA
- a CDS encoding phosphotransferase gives MSAPPPPQRHTTLHLILTHPGEARAAHHTLTVHTPTYYGQHILEAAQTLGLRAQLGRRLAFTPLGTQDGVALAQCVWHLHSAAPLGPDAAGPEGAPAEVSGWRQAALSPPPPIPWFHADWAAPALAWLDTELAAQALTRTGEPEVLKHWQISLLWRVPTDGGPVYFKAVPDFFAREVALTPVLAREVPGAAPRVLAADTARGFLLLADSGEAGPDDLPGLLRHLAWVQRASLPLLPTLGLRDRGPAYVCRWLPHLLSDEGLQVGQPRGFTPAEAADLRTRQPALDAALARLAASPLPPTLGHGDLHAGNVTARDGTFTLLDWSDGCATHPFLDANPAYLAPDDTPPEALAAARDVYLAAWTDHAPLDDLRALHEDAVLAGELFRALGYVDGIQGAVPDQTEWHGVHLDHLRRLVPEQMGETQT, from the coding sequence ATGTCTGCTCCACCGCCTCCCCAGCGCCACACCACGCTACACCTGATCCTGACCCACCCCGGCGAGGCCCGGGCCGCGCACCATACCCTGACGGTGCACACACCCACGTACTACGGCCAGCACATTCTGGAGGCGGCGCAGACGCTGGGCCTGCGGGCGCAGCTGGGGCGCCGCCTCGCCTTTACGCCGCTGGGCACCCAGGACGGCGTGGCCCTGGCGCAGTGTGTGTGGCACCTGCACAGCGCCGCGCCGCTGGGCCCGGACGCGGCAGGGCCAGAGGGAGCACCAGCCGAGGTTTCCGGCTGGCGTCAGGCCGCGCTGAGCCCGCCGCCCCCCATTCCCTGGTTTCACGCCGACTGGGCGGCCCCGGCGCTGGCGTGGCTGGACACGGAGCTGGCCGCGCAGGCGCTGACCCGCACAGGCGAGCCCGAGGTGCTCAAGCACTGGCAGATCAGCCTGTTGTGGCGGGTGCCCACGGATGGGGGCCCGGTGTACTTCAAGGCGGTGCCCGATTTTTTTGCCCGCGAGGTGGCGCTGACCCCGGTGCTGGCGCGCGAGGTGCCGGGCGCCGCGCCCCGGGTGCTGGCCGCCGACACCGCGCGCGGCTTCCTGCTGCTGGCCGACAGCGGCGAGGCGGGCCCGGACGACCTGCCAGGACTGCTGCGCCACCTCGCCTGGGTGCAGCGCGCCAGTCTGCCGCTGCTGCCCACGCTGGGGCTGCGTGACCGGGGCCCAGCATACGTGTGCCGCTGGCTGCCCCACCTGCTGAGCGACGAGGGCTTACAGGTGGGGCAGCCAAGAGGCTTTACCCCCGCCGAGGCCGCCGACCTGCGCACGCGCCAGCCGGCCCTGGACGCTGCCCTGGCCCGGCTGGCGGCCAGCCCGCTGCCGCCCACCCTGGGCCACGGCGACCTGCACGCGGGCAATGTGACTGCCCGGGACGGCACCTTTACCCTGCTGGACTGGTCAGATGGCTGCGCCACCCACCCCTTTCTGGACGCCAACCCGGCCTACCTTGCCCCGGACGATACCCCGCCGGAGGCCCTGGCGGCGGCCCGCGACGTTTATCTGGCGGCCTGGACCGACCACGCCCCCCTGGACGACCTGCGCGCCCTGCACGAGGACGCGGTGCTGGCGGGGGAACTGTTCCGCGCCCTGGGTTATGTGGACGGCATTCAGGGCGCGGTGCCCGACCAGACCGAGTGGCACGGCGTGCATCTGGACCACCTGCGCCGCTTGGTGCCTGAGCAGATGGGAGAAACGCAGACCTGA
- a CDS encoding SDR family oxidoreductase, translated as MTITGKTVLLTGGGSGIGRALAEGLHDRGNTVLIAGRRLETLQAVAAARPNLHAYALDVTDPASIAALTERVSAEHPALNVLINNSGIMVAEDLLTQPDTATAEATVATNLLGPIRLIHALLPHLRRQPQATIVNVTSGLASVPLAVTPTYSATKAALHSYTESLRWQLRGTSIQVTELAPPYVATELMPGGSQDPRAMPLADFMAETLHLLDTQPNAPYVLVERVRPLRHAVANGTYDAVFRGLNAQHGDPA; from the coding sequence ATGACCATCACAGGCAAGACGGTGCTGCTCACCGGCGGCGGTTCGGGGATTGGGCGCGCGCTGGCCGAGGGCTTGCACGACCGAGGCAACACGGTGCTGATTGCGGGGCGCCGCCTGGAAACGCTGCAGGCGGTGGCCGCCGCGCGCCCCAACCTGCACGCCTACGCGCTGGACGTGACCGACCCGGCGTCCATCGCCGCCCTGACCGAACGGGTGAGCGCCGAGCACCCCGCGCTGAATGTGCTGATCAATAATTCCGGGATCATGGTGGCCGAGGACCTGCTGACCCAGCCGGACACCGCCACTGCCGAAGCCACTGTTGCCACCAACCTGCTGGGGCCCATCCGCCTGATTCACGCGCTGCTGCCGCACCTGCGGCGCCAGCCCCAGGCGACCATCGTGAACGTGACGTCCGGGCTGGCGTCGGTGCCGCTGGCGGTCACGCCCACCTACAGCGCCACAAAGGCCGCGCTGCACTCGTATACCGAATCACTGCGCTGGCAGCTGCGCGGCACATCCATTCAGGTGACGGAACTGGCGCCGCCCTACGTGGCCACCGAACTGATGCCCGGCGGCAGCCAGGACCCGCGCGCCATGCCGCTGGCCGACTTTATGGCAGAAACCCTGCACCTGCTGGACACCCAGCCGAACGCCCCTTACGTGCTGGTGGAGCGGGTGCGGCCGCTGCGCCACGCCGTGGCCAACGGCACCTACGACGCGGTGTTTCGCGGCCTGAACGCTCAGCACGGCGACCCGGCGTAA
- a CDS encoding winged helix-turn-helix transcriptional regulator: MESIEQAAIPIPEPGAGPWPKAAPEVEALVREMIGRVADKWTLLILEVLEEHGTLRFTQLGERVGGISQKMLTKTLRQMEADGLLRRTVHPVIPPRVEYTLTPLGHSLSEAFCPVWLWAEANYAAVMRARAAFAGAAAE; this comes from the coding sequence ATGGAGAGTATCGAGCAGGCCGCCATTCCAATCCCTGAGCCGGGTGCCGGCCCCTGGCCCAAGGCCGCCCCCGAGGTGGAAGCCCTGGTGCGCGAGATGATCGGGCGGGTGGCGGACAAGTGGACGCTGCTGATTCTGGAGGTGCTGGAAGAACACGGCACCCTGCGCTTTACCCAGTTGGGCGAGCGGGTGGGCGGGATCAGCCAGAAGATGCTGACCAAGACCCTGCGCCAGATGGAAGCCGACGGCCTGCTGCGCCGCACCGTGCATCCCGTCATTCCCCCCCGCGTGGAATACACCCTGACCCCGCTGGGCCACAGCCTCAGCGAGGCCTTCTGCCCGGTGTGGCTGTGGGCCGAGGCGAATTACGCCGCCGTGATGCGCGCCCGCGCCGCCTTTGCCGGGGCGGCGGCAGAATAG
- a CDS encoding phosphoribosylanthranilate isomerase: MIRVKVCGTTSVHDAVLAAEAGADALGFIFAPVSKRVVTPQVAREAGLGVGPTVARVGVFLNQGLDEVLRLAEAARVGSVQLHGLLSSLYVEQVAAYYPVLRVVRPAELAAEADVWSGDPRVTLMVDAPEPGSGHALDWDALRAAFPPGAWLAGGLGPANVAQAIETLEPAGVDAVSRLETRPGVKDLAAVVAFVRAARSTVGPSYPQ; the protein is encoded by the coding sequence ATGATCCGGGTCAAGGTGTGCGGCACCACCAGCGTGCACGACGCCGTGCTGGCCGCCGAAGCGGGGGCCGACGCCCTGGGCTTTATCTTCGCGCCGGTCAGCAAGCGGGTGGTCACGCCACAGGTGGCGCGCGAGGCGGGCCTGGGTGTGGGCCCGACGGTGGCGCGAGTAGGCGTCTTTCTGAACCAGGGCCTGGACGAGGTGCTGCGGCTTGCGGAAGCGGCGCGGGTGGGCAGCGTGCAACTGCACGGGCTTTTGTCAAGTCTTTACGTTGAGCAGGTCGCCGCGTATTATCCCGTTCTGCGCGTGGTGCGCCCCGCTGAACTGGCGGCGGAAGCAGACGTGTGGAGCGGTGACCCCCGCGTCACCCTGATGGTGGACGCCCCCGAGCCGGGCAGCGGTCACGCCCTGGACTGGGACGCGCTGCGGGCTGCTTTTCCACCCGGGGCGTGGCTGGCGGGGGGCCTGGGCCCGGCGAACGTGGCGCAGGCCATTGAGACGCTGGAGCCAGCCGGGGTGGATGCGGTCAGCCGCCTGGAAACCCGCCCCGGGGTGAAGGACCTGGCCGCCGTGGTGGCCTTCGTCCGCGCCGCGCGGAGCACAGTCGGCCCCAGTTATCCACAGTGA